DNA sequence from the Fimbriimonadaceae bacterium genome:
CCTAAGCGTGGCATTCAGCAGTGACGGCAATATGTTGGCGGCTGGTGGATTGGACAAGAATGTGCGACTGTGGACCCTAATGGTTAACGAGGAAGCCCTCGGCAAGGACCCACGCACGAAGAAGAAGCCTGCTTCCCGAGAGAAATACGCTGCCGCAGTCTAATCGCACACTTTCAGATTGTAGATTGTAGATTGTGATTGCGGATTGAAGATTGAAGAGAGCTACCCTACTACACTGCTTTGCGCTGGGTTCGCGATCTTAAGAAGATCGCCAGCGCATTGGTCAGCAGCAAAGCCCCCATCAGAACGATAATCCCCCCAGCAGCAACCTGGGCGAACTCTTTTTCTGGCCGTGATGTCCAGTTAAAGATTTGAATAGGGAGTACGGTGAACTGATCGCTCACCTTTGTTGGCGCATAGTTTATAAACGTCACCGCGCCGATGGTGATCAACGGAGCTGTCTCACCCATGGCGCGCGAGATCGCGAGAATGATCCCAGTAAGAATGCCAGGGAAAGCGCTTGGCAGAACCTGCCTGCTGATGGTCTGCCAGTGAGTGCCACCCAAAGCGTACGAACCCTCGCGGAACGACTTAGGAACGGCTTTCAGGGCCTCCTGGGAGACGATGATGATCATCGGCAGAATCAAAAGCGCCATCGTTAGCGCTCCAGATAGGACGCTGCGGTCGAAGGCCAGCCAACGTACGAAGACGGCAAGACCAAGCAGTCCGTAAACGATGGAGGGTACGCCTGCCAAGTTAGAAATGGTGATCTGGATGAACTCGGTGAATCGGGTTTTACGGTGAGTGAACTCCTCAAGGAAGATCGCAGCAGCGATCCCAATCGGAACCGCGATAACTATCGTTAAGAGGATCACCCAAATCGTTCCCCACAGCCCCACCATAATTCCTGCTCTTGACGCTCGGCTTGAGGGTGGATTGGAGAAGAAAGCCGGGGAGAGTTTGGCATAGCCATCTACTCCGACTTTGTAGAGCAAAGCCATCAACAAGAGGAAGGCGATAAGGATCGCCCCAAAGCAAAGCGCACCAAAGATGCGGGCTTTGAGCTTGCGTGCGGGCAGATTCCCCGTTGAAACGATCATGCGTACACGATCCTGTACTTTTTGACAAACTTCACGGCGAGCATATTGAGCAGCGAAGTGATGGCGAATAGCGTTATGCCAACGGCGAAGATAGTGTAGTAAGCGGTGCTTCCAGAAGGCGTGTCGCCTTTGCTGACCTGGACGATGTAAGCGGTCATGGTTTGGATGCTCTCGCCAGGGTTTAGAGTCATATTTGGACTTTGTCCCGCGGCAAGAGTCACCGCCATCGTTTCACCGACGGCTCGGGATATCGCGAGGACGAAGGCTGCCATCACACCGGAAAGCGCAGCCGGGACGGCGATTTTCATGGTCACTTCAAGCTTGGTGGAGCCGAGTGCATACGCGCCATCTCGCAACGATCGCGGGACTGCCGAGAGTGCATCCTCGCACAATGATGAAACAAGGGGCAGGATCATAATTCCCACGACGATCGCGCCCGATGCGGCATTAAAGACCTTCACGCTCGGGAAAACGCCTTGAAGGGCAGGCGTTACAAAATTCAGCGCAAAGTATCCGTAGA
Encoded proteins:
- the pstA gene encoding phosphate ABC transporter permease PstA, with the translated sequence MIVSTGNLPARKLKARIFGALCFGAILIAFLLLMALLYKVGVDGYAKLSPAFFSNPPSSRASRAGIMVGLWGTIWVILLTIVIAVPIGIAAAIFLEEFTHRKTRFTEFIQITISNLAGVPSIVYGLLGLAVFVRWLAFDRSVLSGALTMALLILPMIIIVSQEALKAVPKSFREGSYALGGTHWQTISRQVLPSAFPGILTGIILAISRAMGETAPLITIGAVTFINYAPTKVSDQFTVLPIQIFNWTSRPEKEFAQVAAGGIIVLMGALLLTNALAIFLRSRTQRKAV
- the pstC gene encoding phosphate ABC transporter permease subunit PstC, translating into MAKAFAGGSGKRVGGGKAVRNPLPIKSFGERVVWLFCLLCALVSIITTFGILYVLLKESVHFFQQVSFFDYLTGTNWSPLIKPYSFGVLPLVVGTLQITVGAAVIALPLGLLSAIFLSEYASPKLRRRLKPILELLAGVPTVVYGYFALNFVTPALQGVFPSVKVFNAASGAIVVGIMILPLVSSLCEDALSAVPRSLRDGAYALGSTKLEVTMKIAVPAALSGVMAAFVLAISRAVGETMAVTLAAGQSPNMTLNPGESIQTMTAYIVQVSKGDTPSGSTAYYTIFAVGITLFAITSLLNMLAVKFVKKYRIVYA